Proteins encoded in a region of the Methanofollis tationis genome:
- a CDS encoding substrate-binding domain-containing protein — protein MKKGILMVLAVIMVAAAIAAGCTGTSDREANLNPSETRTLLLATTTSLYDTGLLDALKAPFEKEYNAKVDIISAGTGTALGYGENGDVDVMMVHDRAREDAFIENGHGIDRRVIAYNYFVIVGPEADPAGVKNMNPEEAFTTIREKGLADPAQVKFVSRGDNSGTHAKEKAIWNGAGFNYTTDITKSGDWYIEAGTGMGATLVMADEKAAYTLSDIGTYLAYKDKIALVPVVSEGEILLNVYSVMRINPEKHPGVNSSLAKDWINYLITPSTQKTIEEFGVETYGEPLFFPAAGNWDTMGVNRSEVEGPVV, from the coding sequence ATGAAGAAAGGCATTTTGATGGTGCTTGCGGTCATTATGGTCGCTGCAGCGATCGCTGCAGGATGCACCGGTACGTCGGACCGGGAGGCAAACCTGAATCCATCCGAGACGCGGACGCTGCTCCTCGCCACGACGACGAGTCTGTACGATACCGGTCTTCTCGATGCCCTGAAGGCGCCTTTCGAGAAGGAGTATAACGCGAAGGTCGATATCATCTCCGCCGGCACGGGCACGGCGCTTGGATACGGTGAGAACGGCGACGTCGACGTGATGATGGTCCACGACCGGGCGCGTGAAGACGCTTTCATCGAGAACGGCCACGGCATCGACCGCCGCGTCATCGCCTACAACTACTTCGTGATCGTCGGTCCTGAGGCTGATCCTGCCGGGGTAAAGAATATGAACCCTGAAGAGGCTTTCACCACGATCCGCGAGAAGGGGCTTGCCGACCCGGCGCAGGTGAAGTTCGTCTCGCGCGGCGACAACTCGGGCACCCACGCAAAGGAGAAGGCGATCTGGAACGGAGCAGGGTTCAACTACACGACCGATATCACGAAATCGGGCGATTGGTACATCGAGGCCGGCACCGGGATGGGTGCGACCCTGGTGATGGCAGACGAGAAAGCCGCTTACACCCTCTCCGACATCGGCACCTACCTCGCCTACAAGGACAAGATCGCCCTTGTGCCGGTGGTTTCAGAGGGCGAGATCCTCCTCAACGTCTACTCGGTGATGCGGATCAACCCCGAGAAGCACCCGGGCGTGAACTCGAGCCTTGCAAAGGACTGGATCAACTATCTGATCACGCCATCGACCCAGAAGACGATCGAGGAGTTCGGGGTTGAAACCTACGGCGAACCCCTCTTCTTTCCGGCTGCAGGCAACTGGGATACGATGGGCGTGAACCGGTCTGAGGTGGAAGGCCCGGTAGTCTGA
- a CDS encoding ABC transporter permease, whose amino-acid sequence MGYIIDGLMEAFHLIVSLDPDVMEITVLSLIVSLTATVVATTLALPFGTAIKFTEFPGKKVLINLIQTLYSLPTVLVGLLVFLLITRHGPLGFAGLLFTPQAMILAQTILILPIMVGLTISALSGVDETIRDTIISLGATRLQFLTSIVREARFAIFAAVVVGFGRAISEVGAAILIGGNIAHRTRVLTTAISLNTSQWEIGTSIALGIVLLAIALVVNTGVTLFQQR is encoded by the coding sequence ATGGGCTATATCATCGATGGTCTGATGGAGGCGTTCCACCTGATAGTCTCGCTGGACCCGGACGTCATGGAGATCACGGTTCTGTCTCTTATTGTATCTCTGACGGCGACGGTTGTCGCCACCACCCTCGCCCTCCCTTTCGGGACGGCGATAAAGTTTACCGAGTTCCCCGGGAAAAAGGTGCTCATCAACCTGATCCAGACGCTCTACTCCCTCCCGACGGTTCTTGTCGGGCTGCTCGTCTTCCTGCTCATCACCCGTCACGGCCCGCTCGGGTTTGCCGGCCTCCTCTTCACGCCGCAGGCGATGATCCTGGCCCAGACGATCCTGATTCTCCCTATCATGGTCGGGCTGACGATATCGGCTCTTTCAGGGGTGGACGAGACGATCAGGGATACGATCATCTCCCTTGGCGCCACCCGCCTCCAGTTCCTTACCTCGATCGTTAGGGAGGCGCGGTTTGCGATCTTTGCGGCGGTCGTTGTCGGGTTCGGGCGGGCGATCTCGGAGGTCGGCGCTGCCATCCTCATCGGCGGGAACATCGCCCACCGCACGCGCGTGCTGACGACGGCGATCTCCCTGAACACCTCGCAATGGGAGATCGGCACCTCCATTGCGCTCGGGATCGTCCTCCTCGCGATCGCCCTCGTCGTGAACACCGGCGTGACCCTCTTCCAGCAGCGGTGA
- a CDS encoding DNA-3-methyladenine glycosylase family protein: protein MEKALRLGPGNPFNLDATLGCGQAFRWEKMDGTWYGVAGDHAIAIRQEGERLIFSGADEPFIRRYFALDLDLEAILSSVDRDARIHAAIGRCLGLRILRQEPFETLVSYICATNTNIPTIKKRISLIAGRYGRRLQGGVSAFPDAAALAPCSEDELRGCVLGYRAPYACATAALCAEDPAWAQRVAALPYGEAKAELLRFPGVGPKAADCILLFAFEKYEAFPVDVHIRRMMRRHYLPDLPEDKTMACREYDLIAGFAREHFGAYAGWAQEYLFCVREEERS from the coding sequence ATGGAAAAAGCACTCAGGCTCGGCCCGGGCAATCCGTTCAACCTTGACGCCACCCTCGGGTGCGGGCAGGCGTTCAGGTGGGAGAAGATGGACGGGACCTGGTACGGCGTCGCCGGCGATCATGCAATCGCGATCAGGCAGGAGGGAGAGAGGCTCATCTTTTCAGGCGCGGACGAACCGTTCATCCGCCGCTACTTCGCCCTCGACCTCGACCTCGAGGCGATCCTCTCTTCGGTCGACCGCGACGCCCGCATCCACGCGGCGATCGGGCGCTGCCTCGGGCTGCGCATCCTGCGGCAGGAGCCCTTCGAGACTCTGGTCTCGTATATCTGCGCCACAAACACCAATATCCCGACGATAAAAAAGCGCATCTCCCTGATTGCCGGACGTTACGGCAGGCGCCTCCAGGGAGGTGTTAGCGCCTTTCCCGACGCTGCAGCCCTCGCCCCCTGCAGCGAGGACGAACTGCGGGGGTGCGTGCTCGGCTACCGGGCGCCGTACGCCTGCGCCACGGCGGCGCTCTGCGCAGAGGATCCGGCATGGGCACAGAGGGTCGCCGCCCTTCCCTACGGGGAGGCGAAGGCTGAACTCCTCAGGTTCCCCGGCGTCGGTCCGAAGGCCGCCGACTGCATTCTCCTCTTCGCCTTCGAGAAATACGAGGCCTTTCCGGTGGACGTGCACATCAGGCGGATGATGCGCCGCCACTACCTGCCTGACCTCCCGGAAGACAAAACCATGGCCTGCCGCGAGTACGACCTGATCGCCGGGTTTGCGCGGGAGCACTTCGGGGCATATGCCGGGTGGGCGCAGGAGTACCTCTTCTGCGTGCGGGAAGAGGAGAGATCCTGA
- the nifB gene encoding nitrogenase cofactor biosynthesis protein NifB, protein MAENEYRTATVGDRDVPYDPEQLRKIQEHPCYSETACHTFGRCHLPVAPHCNIQCNYCVRDFDCVNESRPGVTSKVLSPQETIELVRKVIQDYPYVKVIGIAGPGEPLANPETFETLRLVHEEFPHLIMCISTNGLLLPEKIDELQKYGVGNVTVTLNAVDPAVGEKIYSFVNYHGKHYTGREAAEILLKNQLEGIRMAVERKMFVKVNCVYIPGVNDDHIVDIAKKVGEMGAFSFNLILLIPQYKFAEVVPPTAAEKKAMQDRCAPYIKQMRHCARCRSDAIGKLGQDVQANVYSGCSRK, encoded by the coding sequence ATGGCCGAAAATGAGTACAGGACGGCAACGGTCGGGGATCGGGATGTGCCCTACGACCCTGAACAGCTGCGCAAGATCCAGGAGCACCCCTGCTATTCGGAGACAGCCTGCCACACCTTCGGGCGCTGCCACCTGCCGGTGGCCCCGCACTGCAACATCCAGTGCAACTACTGCGTGCGGGACTTCGACTGTGTGAACGAGAGCCGACCGGGCGTCACCTCAAAGGTCCTCTCCCCGCAGGAAACGATAGAACTGGTCAGAAAGGTGATCCAGGACTACCCCTACGTGAAGGTGATAGGGATCGCCGGGCCCGGCGAACCCCTCGCAAACCCGGAAACTTTCGAGACCCTGAGGCTGGTCCACGAGGAGTTCCCCCACCTGATCATGTGCATCTCAACGAACGGCCTCCTGCTCCCTGAGAAGATCGACGAACTCCAGAAATACGGCGTCGGCAACGTGACCGTCACGCTCAATGCCGTCGATCCGGCCGTCGGCGAGAAGATCTACTCGTTCGTGAACTACCATGGCAAGCATTACACCGGCCGGGAAGCTGCCGAGATCCTCCTGAAAAATCAGCTCGAGGGGATCAGGATGGCCGTCGAGAGAAAGATGTTCGTGAAAGTGAACTGCGTCTATATTCCCGGGGTCAACGATGACCATATCGTCGATATCGCAAAGAAAGTAGGTGAAATGGGCGCGTTCTCCTTCAACCTCATCCTGCTGATCCCGCAGTACAAGTTCGCCGAGGTCGTCCCGCCGACTGCTGCGGAGAAAAAGGCGATGCAGGATCGGTGCGCCCCCTATATCAAGCAGATGCGCCACTGCGCCCGCTGCCGTTCGGACGCGATCGGCAAACTGGGGCAGGACGTCCAGGCCAACGTCTACTCTGGCTGCAGCAGGAAATAA
- a CDS encoding DUF2769 domain-containing protein gives MDQTELSMEEKKQMVLSMCICKTCPSWKECGEAGGFCFPLIGKSRCIDEEKGCICGGCPVYTEMGLSHIYYCLLGSEKEQSGV, from the coding sequence ATGGATCAGACTGAGTTGTCCATGGAAGAGAAGAAGCAGATGGTTCTTTCGATGTGCATCTGCAAGACATGCCCGAGCTGGAAGGAGTGCGGCGAGGCCGGAGGTTTCTGTTTTCCCCTGATTGGAAAAAGCAGGTGCATCGATGAGGAGAAGGGGTGTATCTGCGGCGGGTGTCCGGTGTACACAGAAATGGGGCTTTCTCACATCTATTACTGTCTTCTGGGTTCGGAAAAAGAACAGTCAGGCGTTTGA
- the pheT gene encoding phenylalanine--tRNA ligase subunit beta — MAIIRLNYEYLERLTGTDRQSIIDRLPMIGSDIERTLEDHVDMEFFPSRVDLYSTEGVARAMRGFLGIEEGLPAYPVTPSGIAFSVDPALAEIRPYLGSAVIRNVRLDEAGIESLMGLQEALHWALGRGRRKVAIGVHDMAAVRPPFRYLASPRDRRFVPLDFTEDLSMEEILSDHPKGRDYARLVENFDRFPLIVDADDRVLSFPPIINGELTRVTTETRTILLDCTGTDARAVRMAANIICTALAEAGATIESVDIDGTPCPDLSPVERIVSVADCARLLGLDLDAEEMAALLRKMRFGAEPLPEGRVRVLVPPYRADIMHDWDLFEDVAVAYGYDRFDAALPRTFTTGREHPISALERTVRTIFTGLGYLEVLPFTLTSEKLLYERMGRAPSPDVLPVAKPITEDQSVVRTHILPLLMETLQINRHRELPQQVFATGDVIRGYATMQTVAAVSIHAAADFSEAYATMDALCRECGLSPEFAESADPAFIDGRRGDVVVNGKIVGVFGEIHPEVLTAFSLEHPVAALELDLTAVPGYPVRPGTP; from the coding sequence ATGGCAATAATTCGGCTCAACTACGAATATCTCGAACGGCTGACCGGCACCGACCGGCAGAGCATCATCGATCGGCTGCCGATGATCGGCTCTGACATCGAGCGCACCCTCGAGGACCATGTGGACATGGAGTTCTTCCCGAGCCGCGTCGACCTCTACTCCACCGAGGGCGTGGCCCGCGCCATGCGCGGTTTCCTCGGTATCGAGGAGGGTCTTCCCGCATATCCGGTCACCCCTTCGGGGATCGCCTTCTCGGTCGACCCGGCCCTCGCTGAAATCCGGCCATACCTCGGTTCGGCTGTGATCCGGAACGTCCGCCTCGACGAGGCCGGGATCGAGAGCCTGATGGGGCTTCAAGAAGCGCTCCACTGGGCGCTCGGCCGGGGCCGGCGGAAGGTGGCGATCGGCGTCCACGACATGGCCGCCGTCAGGCCGCCGTTCCGTTATCTCGCCTCGCCGCGGGACCGCCGTTTTGTCCCGCTCGACTTTACCGAGGACCTCTCGATGGAGGAGATCCTCTCGGACCACCCGAAGGGCCGGGACTACGCCCGTCTTGTCGAGAACTTCGACCGTTTCCCCCTCATCGTCGACGCCGACGACCGCGTTCTTTCTTTCCCGCCGATCATCAACGGCGAACTGACGCGGGTGACGACGGAGACGAGAACCATCCTGCTCGACTGCACCGGCACCGACGCGCGCGCCGTGCGGATGGCGGCGAACATCATCTGCACCGCCCTTGCTGAAGCCGGGGCGACGATCGAGAGCGTCGATATTGATGGCACGCCATGCCCCGATCTCTCCCCTGTCGAGCGGATCGTGAGCGTCGCCGACTGCGCCCGCCTGCTCGGCCTTGACCTCGACGCGGAGGAGATGGCCGCTCTCCTGCGGAAGATGCGCTTCGGCGCCGAACCCCTCCCTGAAGGCCGCGTCAGGGTGCTCGTGCCACCGTACCGCGCCGATATCATGCACGACTGGGACCTTTTCGAGGACGTCGCCGTCGCATACGGCTACGACCGCTTCGACGCCGCCCTCCCCAGAACCTTCACCACCGGCAGGGAGCACCCGATCTCGGCCCTCGAGCGGACGGTCCGCACCATCTTCACGGGCCTGGGCTACCTCGAGGTGCTGCCCTTTACCCTCACCTCGGAGAAACTGCTGTACGAACGGATGGGCCGTGCGCCTTCGCCCGACGTCCTCCCGGTGGCAAAACCGATCACCGAGGACCAGAGCGTGGTGCGCACCCACATTCTCCCCCTGCTCATGGAGACCCTCCAGATCAACCGCCACCGCGAACTCCCGCAGCAGGTCTTTGCGACCGGCGACGTGATCCGGGGATATGCAACGATGCAGACCGTTGCCGCCGTCTCCATTCATGCGGCGGCCGATTTCTCCGAGGCCTATGCGACGATGGACGCTCTCTGCCGGGAGTGCGGCCTCTCGCCTGAGTTCGCAGAATCCGCCGATCCGGCGTTCATCGATGGTCGTCGCGGCGACGTCGTCGTGAACGGAAAAATAGTCGGGGTCTTCGGTGAGATCCACCCCGAGGTGCTCACCGCCTTCTCCCTCGAGCACCCGGTAGCAGCGCTCGAACTCGACCTTACAGCCGTACCGGGATATCCCGTGCGGCCAGGTACTCCTTGA
- a CDS encoding glutamate synthase-related protein has product MVRYRCNVCQVFEYDPARGDSVTGIPPGTKPADFPDDWQCPICRSNHSHLQPLEDRQVKVSEQTIICPVCGAEHRITVSHMGRGYVEGYLGEWKRENDDLEVQMARIHRIAATDESIVEPMRTRRPVISWDDILIMGAQLARLPLNDGEPVSTRTVIGPKADKPLVIETPIYITHMSFGALSREVKVALARGSAAVGTAMCSGEGGILEESLEASYRYIFEYVPNRYSATPENLRRVDAVELKIGQSSKPGMGAHLPAEKVTREIAAIRGFPPGVDIVSPARFEGIRDAGSLKKIVSDLREATGGRPIGIKLAAGQIEADMAVAVAAGPDFITIDGRPGATGASPLFIKDATSVPTPFALYRARKFLDRHEVEGVSLVITGGLRVSSDFAKALAMGADAVAIGTAALMACACQQYRLCNTGKCPVGVTTQDPLLRERLRIDISARQLENFLRVSTAELTDFARLTGHDDVHALSTRDLCTTNSEISNYTDIGHV; this is encoded by the coding sequence ATGGTGAGATATCGGTGTAATGTCTGTCAGGTCTTTGAGTACGATCCCGCCAGGGGTGACTCGGTGACCGGCATCCCCCCGGGTACGAAACCTGCAGATTTTCCTGACGATTGGCAATGCCCCATCTGCCGCTCCAACCACTCGCACCTGCAGCCTCTGGAGGACCGGCAGGTGAAGGTGTCGGAGCAGACGATCATCTGTCCTGTCTGCGGCGCCGAGCACAGGATCACCGTCTCCCATATGGGGCGCGGGTATGTGGAGGGCTACCTCGGGGAGTGGAAACGTGAGAATGACGACCTTGAGGTCCAGATGGCCAGGATCCACCGTATCGCGGCGACAGACGAATCGATCGTCGAACCGATGCGCACCCGCCGACCGGTCATATCATGGGACGATATCCTGATCATGGGTGCGCAGCTGGCCCGTCTCCCTCTCAACGACGGCGAACCGGTGAGCACCAGGACGGTGATCGGGCCGAAGGCCGATAAACCTCTTGTGATCGAGACCCCGATCTACATCACGCATATGTCCTTTGGGGCCCTCTCCAGAGAGGTTAAGGTGGCCCTGGCCAGGGGGAGCGCCGCGGTGGGCACCGCCATGTGCTCGGGCGAGGGGGGGATCCTGGAGGAATCCCTTGAGGCTTCGTACCGCTATATCTTTGAATATGTCCCGAACCGTTACAGCGCAACCCCGGAAAACCTGCGGCGTGTGGATGCCGTCGAGCTCAAGATCGGGCAGTCTTCAAAGCCCGGGATGGGTGCCCATCTCCCTGCGGAGAAGGTCACCCGGGAGATCGCAGCGATCCGGGGTTTCCCGCCCGGGGTTGATATCGTCAGCCCTGCCCGTTTTGAGGGGATAAGAGATGCCGGCAGCCTGAAAAAGATCGTTTCTGATCTCAGGGAGGCGACCGGAGGCAGGCCAATCGGGATCAAACTGGCGGCCGGGCAGATCGAGGCCGATATGGCGGTCGCCGTTGCGGCAGGACCCGACTTTATCACCATCGACGGGCGGCCCGGGGCGACAGGGGCCAGCCCTCTCTTTATCAAGGACGCCACCTCTGTACCGACTCCGTTTGCCCTCTACAGGGCCAGGAAGTTTCTGGATAGGCACGAAGTCGAGGGTGTCTCACTGGTGATCACCGGAGGGTTGCGGGTCTCGTCCGACTTTGCAAAGGCCCTCGCCATGGGTGCCGACGCCGTGGCGATCGGAACTGCAGCCCTGATGGCCTGTGCCTGCCAGCAGTACCGCCTCTGCAACACCGGGAAGTGCCCGGTTGGGGTGACCACGCAGGATCCCCTGCTCAGGGAACGGCTGCGGATCGATATATCGGCACGGCAGCTGGAGAACTTCCTCCGGGTTTCGACGGCCGAACTCACGGATTTCGCGCGCCTGACCGGCCACGACGATGTCCATGCCCTCTCAACCCGGGACCTCTGCACCACGAACTCGGAGATCTCGAACTATACTGACATCGGACATGTGTGA
- a CDS encoding adenosylhomocysteinase — MTTGQQKMDWARQYMPVLRSIREEFEREKPLAGVTIGMALHVEAKTAVLVETLAAGGAEVYITGCNPLSTQDDVAEALNGVKGVHCYAKRACSNEEYYAAINRVLDARPSITIDDGMDLIFEIHTRRQDVLDGVVGGCEETTTGIHRLRSMAAEGALKFPVIAVNDTPMKRHFDNVHGTGESSLSSIMVTTNCLLAGKHLVVAGYGFCGRGVARKARGLGAQVIVTEVDPRRALEAHMEGFVVMPMDEAVKVGEIFITTTGNTSILTERHFALMQDGAILSNAGHFNVEIDVKWLEEHADAIERRDGIDTYDIFGKQIHVLAEGRLVNLATPKGMGHPIEVMDLSFALQALSARYMVEHGQDLVPGVYDVPNAIDEEVAERKLAALGIAIDSLSEEQTHYMSAWNIGT; from the coding sequence ATGACGACAGGCCAGCAGAAGATGGACTGGGCCAGGCAGTATATGCCGGTCCTCAGGAGCATCAGAGAGGAATTCGAGAGAGAAAAGCCGCTTGCGGGCGTGACCATCGGGATGGCCCTCCATGTGGAGGCGAAGACCGCCGTCCTGGTCGAAACTCTGGCGGCCGGCGGTGCCGAGGTGTACATCACCGGCTGCAACCCCCTCTCCACGCAGGACGATGTGGCAGAAGCCCTGAACGGGGTTAAGGGCGTCCACTGCTATGCAAAGCGTGCATGCTCGAACGAGGAGTACTACGCGGCGATCAACCGGGTGCTCGACGCCCGCCCCTCGATTACGATCGACGACGGCATGGACCTGATCTTCGAGATCCACACCCGCAGGCAGGACGTGCTCGACGGCGTCGTCGGCGGCTGCGAGGAGACGACGACCGGTATCCACCGTCTCCGCTCGATGGCGGCTGAAGGGGCCCTGAAGTTCCCGGTGATCGCCGTGAACGACACCCCGATGAAGCGTCATTTCGACAATGTCCACGGCACCGGCGAGAGCTCGCTCTCGTCGATCATGGTGACCACGAACTGCCTGCTTGCGGGCAAGCACCTCGTCGTCGCCGGCTACGGTTTCTGCGGCCGCGGCGTGGCGCGGAAGGCCCGCGGCCTCGGTGCGCAGGTGATCGTCACCGAGGTGGACCCAAGGCGTGCGCTTGAGGCGCATATGGAGGGTTTTGTCGTGATGCCGATGGACGAGGCGGTGAAGGTCGGCGAGATCTTCATCACCACCACCGGAAACACTTCGATCCTGACCGAACGGCACTTCGCCCTGATGCAGGACGGCGCCATCCTCTCCAATGCCGGGCACTTCAACGTCGAGATCGATGTGAAGTGGCTGGAGGAGCACGCCGACGCCATCGAGCGCCGGGATGGGATCGACACCTACGATATTTTCGGGAAGCAGATCCACGTCCTGGCCGAGGGGCGCCTGGTGAACCTGGCGACGCCGAAGGGGATGGGCCACCCGATTGAGGTGATGGACCTCTCGTTTGCCCTTCAGGCGCTCTCGGCCCGGTACATGGTCGAGCACGGACAGGACCTCGTCCCCGGCGTCTACGACGTCCCGAACGCCATCGACGAGGAAGTGGCGGAAAGAAAACTCGCCGCCCTCGGGATCGCGATCGACTCGCTCAGCGAGGAGCAGACGCACTATATGAGCGCCTGGAACATTGGCACATAA
- the hisF gene encoding imidazole glycerol phosphate synthase subunit HisF, producing the protein MALTRRIIPCLDIKDGRVVKGTHFEGLRDAGDPVELAARYNEQGADEVVFLDITASKENRGTILSVIGRAADQLFLPLTVGGGIRSVDDIQQTLRAGADKVSINTSAVTDPSLIDRAAARFGTQCIVVAIDVRANPVMQEGKTPVVLPDGREVWYEVVTMGGSHPTGIDAVRWAQEVEARGAGEILLTSMETDGTKEGFDIPITRAISEGVGIPVIASGGVGTLEHFYDGFVLGKADACLAASVFHYGEFTVRQVKEYLAARDIPVRL; encoded by the coding sequence ATGGCACTCACCAGACGGATCATCCCGTGCCTCGACATCAAAGACGGCAGGGTCGTAAAGGGAACGCACTTCGAGGGACTCAGGGACGCAGGGGACCCGGTGGAGCTCGCAGCACGCTACAACGAGCAGGGGGCCGATGAGGTGGTCTTCCTGGACATCACCGCATCGAAGGAGAACCGCGGGACGATCCTCTCGGTGATCGGGAGGGCGGCCGACCAGCTCTTCCTCCCGCTCACCGTCGGCGGCGGGATCAGGAGCGTCGACGATATCCAGCAGACTCTGCGGGCCGGGGCCGACAAGGTCTCGATCAATACGAGCGCCGTCACCGACCCATCCCTCATCGACCGTGCGGCGGCGCGGTTCGGGACGCAGTGCATCGTCGTGGCGATCGATGTCAGGGCGAACCCCGTGATGCAGGAGGGAAAAACACCGGTGGTCCTCCCAGACGGCCGCGAGGTCTGGTACGAGGTGGTGACGATGGGCGGATCGCACCCGACCGGGATCGATGCGGTCAGGTGGGCACAGGAGGTCGAGGCGCGCGGGGCCGGCGAGATTCTCCTGACCAGCATGGAGACCGACGGCACAAAAGAAGGGTTCGACATCCCGATCACCCGCGCCATCTCAGAGGGCGTCGGTATCCCGGTGATCGCAAGCGGCGGCGTCGGGACGCTCGAACACTTTTACGACGGTTTCGTTCTCGGAAAAGCAGACGCCTGCCTTGCGGCAAGCGTCTTCCATTACGGTGAGTTCACCGTCAGGCAGGTCAAGGAGTACCTGGCCGCACGGGATATCCCGGTACGGCTGTAA
- a CDS encoding ABC transporter ATP-binding protein has protein sequence MIEIEHVSKSFGEKTVLKDVNAAIQDGEIFAIIGPSGSGKSTLLRMINLLEVPDGGRIVVDGTDIHAERRRTLEIRRMMAMVFQKPAAFNESVYDNIAVGLRMRHVPEREIQTKIVDALEVIGLSGYEKRRAKTLSGGEMQRVALARALVTDPAVLLMDEPTANLDPVATATIEDLVLRINREFGQTVVISTHDMLQGQRLAHRIGVLMDGVFSQVGTPREVFALPKNKHVARFVGIENIVSGRIARMSEGVAEIETDFGTTISAVTPLSPGTRVSVCIKPEEITLHLAEYPHTSARNALGGKVARMTAFGPLMRLVVDCGIPISVLITWKSAEEMGLSEGSRVRISFKASAAHVVEDTGA, from the coding sequence ATGATCGAAATCGAACATGTATCCAAGAGTTTCGGGGAGAAAACCGTCCTGAAAGATGTGAATGCCGCGATCCAGGACGGCGAGATCTTCGCGATCATCGGCCCCTCGGGCTCGGGCAAGTCCACCCTCCTGCGGATGATCAACCTGCTCGAAGTCCCGGACGGCGGGCGCATCGTCGTCGACGGCACCGATATCCATGCCGAACGGCGGCGTACCCTCGAGATCAGGCGGATGATGGCAATGGTCTTCCAGAAACCTGCCGCCTTCAACGAGAGCGTCTACGACAACATCGCTGTCGGTCTGCGGATGCGCCATGTGCCAGAGCGCGAGATCCAGACGAAGATCGTCGATGCGCTCGAGGTGATCGGGCTCTCCGGCTACGAAAAGCGGCGGGCGAAGACGCTTTCAGGCGGGGAGATGCAGCGGGTCGCCCTTGCGCGGGCGCTGGTGACCGATCCGGCCGTACTTCTGATGGACGAACCGACGGCGAATCTCGACCCCGTTGCCACGGCGACGATCGAGGACCTGGTGCTGCGGATCAACCGGGAGTTCGGGCAGACCGTGGTGATCTCCACGCACGATATGCTCCAGGGTCAGCGCCTCGCCCACCGGATCGGCGTCCTGATGGACGGTGTCTTCTCGCAGGTCGGCACCCCGCGCGAGGTCTTCGCCCTGCCGAAGAACAAGCACGTCGCCCGCTTCGTCGGGATCGAGAACATCGTCTCCGGCAGGATCGCCAGGATGTCGGAGGGCGTCGCCGAGATCGAAACCGACTTCGGTACGACCATCAGCGCCGTCACGCCCCTTTCCCCCGGGACCCGCGTCTCTGTCTGCATCAAGCCCGAGGAGATCACCCTCCACCTTGCAGAATACCCTCACACCTCAGCGCGCAACGCCCTTGGGGGGAAGGTCGCCAGAATGACGGCCTTCGGCCCGCTGATGCGCCTTGTCGTCGATTGTGGCATCCCCATCTCCGTGCTGATCACCTGGAAGTCAGCCGAGGAGATGGGGCTCTCGGAGGGGAGCCGGGTGCGGATCTCCTTCAAGGCGAGTGCCGCCCATGTCGTCGAGGATACCGGGGCGTGA
- a CDS encoding winged helix-turn-helix domain-containing protein translates to MEKMGKNAEKIMYALVGGTMRQYTGKELSAMTGLPPNEVNTAVRELERMGAVDLHIRASSEPYLFSSVALTAKGRVIFQETKMPGCDT, encoded by the coding sequence ATGGAAAAAATGGGAAAAAACGCTGAAAAAATCATGTACGCCCTTGTAGGCGGTACAATGCGCCAGTACACAGGTAAAGAGCTCAGTGCCATGACCGGCCTTCCTCCAAACGAGGTGAACACGGCGGTCAGGGAACTGGAACGAATGGGAGCGGTGGATCTCCACATACGCGCCTCTTCAGAACCCTATCTCTTCAGCTCAGTCGCTCTCACGGCAAAGGGCAGAGTGATCTTCCAGGAGACAAAGATGCCCGGGTGCGACACCTGA